In a genomic window of Wyeomyia smithii strain HCP4-BCI-WySm-NY-G18 chromosome 1, ASM2978416v1, whole genome shotgun sequence:
- the LOC129726389 gene encoding 39S ribosomal protein L38, mitochondrial: MLVQSLCGVNNTRLNYNAFRLFIRHGHRLRGKAPGVARTLEQRLAEERAVDPELARKVNIGFPHLKPARSAVLKERLTHLKAQRANTELEKASRTQTLTIDPNQVKSDWLKTSGPFHVRRVAEHYGIFEHLFGAAYFVPRVNLDITFFNGDTASPVYYGNVLKPSEASQQPEVAFDSSFDFRATSGSPVKTSSSLWTLVLTNPDGHFTDSSAEYCHWFVANIPNGDLQKGDKVIPYLQPIPPKGTGFHRHVFILYKQEKRLDMSEFKVEEQNMDLAARTFKTCDFYRKYQDDITPAGLAFFQSDWDKSLIEFYQNVLKMKHPVFEYDFPKPFLRDQEWFPLRKPFNLYMDKYRDPKQVAKEYLARKLARTHPFEGPETPLRFPGAHPVRNVPSWLRTEIKRDRLGWGRINDV, translated from the exons ATGCTAGTGCAATCATTGTGTGGTGTGAATAACACCCGGTTAAATTATAACGCGTTCCGGTTATTCATCCGTCATGGTCATCGGCTGCGCGGAAAGGCCCCCGGTGTTGCCAGGACACTCGAACAGAGGCTAGCAG AGGAACGGGCAGTTGATCCTGAGCTGGCACGAAAAGTAAACATAGGATTTCCGCATTTAAAACCGGCCCGATCAGCTGTACTAAAGGAACGGTTGACTCACCTCAAGGCACAGCGTGCCAACACAGAGCTGGAGAAGGCCTCCCGAACTCAAACTC TAACCATCGACCCCAACCAAGTTAAGAGTGATTGGCTCAAAACTAGTGGCCCTTTTCACGTGCGACGGGTAGCAGAGCATTACGGAATCTTCGAGCACCTCTTTGGGGCGGCCTATTTTGTGCCACGTGTTAATTTGGATATTACTTTCTTCAACGGAGATACTGCGAGTCCAGTTTACTATGGCAATGTTTTAAAACCTTCGGAGGCTAGTCAGCAACCGGAGGTTGCGTTTGATTCGAGCTTTGATTTTCGAGCAACATCGGGAAGTCCAGTAAAAACATCTTCCTCTTTGTGGACGCTTGTTTTAACGAATCCGGATGGTCACTTTACTGACAGCAGTGCGGAATATTGCCACTGGTTTGT TGCCAATATTCCCAATGGAGACTTGCAGAAGGGTGATAAGGTTATTCCTTACCTGCAACCGATTCCTCCGAAAGGAACGGGCTTCCATCGGCATGTGTTTATTCTGTACAAACAGGAAAAGCGGTTGGATATGAGTGAGTTCAAAGTTGAGGAACAAAACATGGACTTAGCAGCTAGGACTTTCAAAACGTGCGATTTCTATCGTAAATATCAGGACGATATTACCCCAGCGGGGTTGGCATTTTTCCAGTCTGACTGGGATAAAAGTTTGATCGAGTTTTATCAAAACGTGCTGA AAATGAAACATCCGGTATTTGAGTACGACTTCCCGAAGCCCTTCCTGCGGGATCAGGAATGGTTCCCCCTGCGAAAGCCATTCAACCTGTACATGGATAAGTATCGGGACCCGAAGCAAGTTGCTAAAGAATATCTGGCACGAAAACTAGCCCGAACGCATCCCTTTGAGGGTCCGGAGACGCCGTTGCGTTTTCCAGGGGCGCACCCTGTGCGCAACGTTCCCTCCTGGCTGCGGACAGAAATCAAACGCGATCGGCTCGGGTGGGGAAGAATTAACGATGTGTAG